A genomic segment from Polyangium mundeleinium encodes:
- the nagZ gene encoding beta-N-acetylhexosaminidase: MRPSDLTLPQLCGQLIVGGFPGTTLPDSYAEALGAGLRGGAILFRRNVPDVVTTHALCCAIRKAAEPYVPPFIGVDQEGGRVARMPSPFPKLPPMRLLGAVGDASLARRAGRLIGEELAAIGFNLDFAPVLDVDSNPDNPIIGDRAFGRGPAEVAELAVAFGLGLEDAGVLSCGKHFPGHGDTSVDSHVGLPIIHHDRERLDAIELAPFRAAARAGLGTMMTAHVVVTSIDASVPATLSRAVCTDLLRRDVGFRGVLFSDDLEMAAVAAQYQVEASAIAAVRAGCDVLLICSNLEWQERALAALVAEAERDPAFRERCLEAAERGIEARLRMLPKPALEAEDLASRVGRPASVSLYEEISRRAAEAGIA, encoded by the coding sequence ATGCGACCCTCCGACCTCACCCTCCCGCAGCTCTGTGGACAGCTCATCGTCGGCGGATTTCCCGGCACGACCTTGCCCGATTCCTATGCCGAGGCCCTCGGTGCGGGCTTGCGCGGCGGCGCCATCCTGTTCCGGCGCAACGTCCCGGATGTCGTGACGACCCACGCGCTCTGCTGCGCGATTCGCAAGGCCGCAGAGCCGTACGTCCCGCCGTTCATCGGCGTCGATCAGGAGGGCGGGCGTGTCGCGCGGATGCCGAGCCCGTTCCCGAAGCTCCCGCCCATGCGCTTGCTCGGTGCCGTGGGGGATGCGTCGCTCGCGCGCCGCGCAGGGAGGCTCATCGGCGAGGAGCTCGCGGCGATCGGGTTCAATTTGGACTTTGCGCCCGTGCTCGACGTCGATTCGAATCCGGACAATCCGATCATCGGGGATCGCGCGTTCGGGCGTGGCCCGGCCGAGGTCGCCGAGCTCGCGGTGGCCTTTGGCCTCGGCCTGGAGGACGCCGGGGTGCTCTCGTGCGGCAAGCATTTCCCCGGGCACGGCGATACCTCGGTCGACAGCCACGTCGGCTTGCCGATCATTCATCACGACAGGGAGCGCCTCGACGCGATCGAGCTCGCGCCGTTCCGCGCTGCCGCGCGCGCGGGGCTAGGCACGATGATGACGGCGCACGTCGTGGTCACGTCGATCGACGCGAGCGTGCCGGCGACGCTCTCGCGCGCCGTGTGCACGGATCTGCTCCGCCGCGACGTGGGCTTCCGCGGCGTGCTTTTCTCGGACGATCTGGAGATGGCGGCCGTGGCCGCGCAGTACCAGGTCGAGGCGTCGGCCATCGCGGCGGTGCGCGCGGGCTGCGACGTGCTGCTCATCTGCTCGAACCTGGAGTGGCAAGAGCGCGCGCTCGCGGCGCTCGTCGCCGAGGCCGAGCGTGATCCCGCGTTTCGTGAGCGTTGCCTGGAGGCCGCGGAGCGCGGCATCGAAGCGCGCCTGCGGATGCTGCCGAAGCCCGCGCTCGAAGCGGAGGACCTCGCCTCGCGCGTGGGGCGACCCGCGTCGGTTTCGCTGTACGAGGAGATCTCGCGGCGCGCGGCCGAGGCGGGTATCGCGTGA
- a CDS encoding S8 family serine peptidase, with amino-acid sequence MRARPLLAFSAALPLILLSATFARADGAPARSLVRLLHSPTKVHPLADDSGRVAVSVALPPGKDVRSLGILEVAPGVGAIRLAPEEVDTFAAAHPDLALTVSPPLMPLLDVSGTWTRVGVFRAATSMGTGKNVVVGIIDTGLDVAHPDFRTATGQSRVAWMLQWGRKPAGLHPQIEERFGCIAEKQVSCAVFSGADLDAMMSGQSKLELPRDTEGHGTHVASIAAGNGGLMNGSTPKYVGIAPEATLVIVKPPSTRGFKETDILNAARFIFEVGEELGLPTVVNLSVGGDFGPHDGTSPVEKGLAALIGDDKPGRAIVTAAGNSGALYGRGDRGPFGIHTEVRVTEGAEVRVPIATPKSEDGKGYVWITFRPGDEVSVGLEGPGGESWIRLVEPGDELGYAGEGKTTAAVINRLANGKTPITADTNSAVVAFDGAWEEGAFTIRLSGHGDAQLWVTGQGDVSPSGGAGLAFEKAVRQGTISIPASHPDLLAVGCTLNRIGWDPLTIEPIQLVPANGIDWQPDDVCYFSAAGPTPFGVPKPEISAPGGFIAAAMSRDTDPRKVAGGLFDGSGCPKGEPCYVVDATHAITAGTSMSSPHVAGAVALLFELDRQRNGQSTLTQARVTELLQAGARWPTGTVRHETQLGVGALDLEGARRAFEEEQASSGPPSVEKSWWVLSSAYARPDETWPVWGTVELRREDGEIASGIAGTELEVSVTGGVIVQPIRKVRHGLFRFAVAGERGRAGSKLIVDVRYAGRSIESPRELAIGEDVWRSNGTLDATSGGCAWSEEARTSSKSPLGPSIGVALAGIGLWRRRSRKSAG; translated from the coding sequence GTGCGTGCCCGCCCGCTCCTCGCGTTCTCCGCGGCCCTGCCGCTGATCCTCCTCTCCGCTACGTTCGCCCGCGCCGACGGCGCGCCCGCGCGATCCCTCGTGCGGCTCCTGCATTCGCCGACGAAGGTCCACCCGCTCGCGGACGACTCCGGGCGCGTGGCCGTGAGCGTGGCGCTCCCGCCGGGCAAGGACGTGCGTTCGCTCGGGATCTTGGAGGTCGCGCCGGGCGTGGGCGCGATCCGGCTCGCGCCCGAGGAGGTCGACACGTTCGCCGCGGCGCACCCCGATCTCGCGCTCACCGTCTCGCCGCCGCTCATGCCGCTGCTCGACGTGTCGGGGACGTGGACGCGCGTCGGTGTGTTCCGCGCGGCGACGAGCATGGGTACGGGCAAAAACGTGGTCGTCGGGATCATCGATACGGGGCTCGACGTCGCGCACCCGGACTTCCGCACGGCGACGGGCCAGAGCCGCGTCGCGTGGATGCTGCAGTGGGGGAGGAAGCCGGCGGGGCTGCACCCGCAGATCGAGGAGCGCTTCGGCTGCATCGCCGAGAAGCAAGTGTCGTGCGCCGTGTTCTCGGGCGCGGATCTTGACGCGATGATGAGCGGGCAATCCAAGCTCGAGCTTCCGCGCGACACCGAGGGCCACGGGACGCACGTGGCGAGCATCGCAGCGGGCAACGGCGGGCTCATGAACGGGAGCACGCCAAAGTACGTGGGAATCGCGCCCGAGGCGACGCTCGTCATCGTGAAGCCTCCGTCGACGCGAGGCTTCAAGGAAACGGATATTCTCAACGCCGCGCGGTTCATCTTCGAGGTCGGCGAGGAGCTCGGCTTGCCGACGGTCGTGAACCTCAGCGTCGGTGGGGATTTCGGGCCGCACGACGGCACGAGCCCGGTCGAGAAGGGCCTCGCCGCGCTCATCGGCGACGACAAGCCGGGTCGCGCGATCGTGACCGCCGCGGGGAACAGCGGGGCCCTGTATGGGCGCGGCGATCGCGGGCCCTTCGGCATCCACACGGAGGTACGCGTGACAGAGGGCGCGGAGGTGCGCGTGCCGATCGCGACGCCCAAATCGGAGGATGGAAAGGGCTACGTGTGGATCACGTTCCGGCCCGGCGACGAGGTGAGCGTTGGGCTCGAAGGCCCCGGCGGTGAGAGCTGGATCCGGCTCGTCGAGCCGGGCGACGAGCTCGGGTATGCGGGCGAAGGCAAGACGACGGCGGCCGTGATCAACCGCCTCGCGAACGGGAAGACGCCGATCACGGCCGATACGAACAGCGCGGTCGTGGCGTTCGACGGCGCGTGGGAGGAGGGCGCGTTCACGATCCGGCTCTCGGGCCACGGAGACGCGCAGCTCTGGGTGACGGGGCAGGGGGACGTGTCGCCGTCGGGCGGGGCGGGGCTCGCGTTCGAAAAGGCCGTGCGGCAAGGGACGATCTCGATTCCCGCGAGCCACCCGGACCTGCTCGCCGTGGGCTGCACGTTGAACCGGATTGGCTGGGATCCGCTCACGATCGAGCCGATCCAGCTCGTGCCGGCGAACGGGATCGACTGGCAGCCCGACGACGTCTGTTACTTCAGCGCGGCCGGTCCGACGCCGTTTGGCGTGCCGAAGCCCGAGATCAGCGCGCCGGGTGGGTTCATCGCGGCCGCGATGAGTCGGGACACCGATCCGCGCAAGGTCGCGGGCGGGCTCTTCGACGGGTCCGGCTGTCCCAAGGGGGAGCCCTGTTACGTCGTCGACGCGACGCACGCGATCACGGCGGGGACGTCGATGTCGTCGCCGCACGTGGCGGGTGCGGTCGCGCTCCTGTTCGAGCTGGATCGGCAGCGCAACGGGCAATCCACGCTGACGCAGGCGCGCGTGACGGAGCTGCTCCAGGCCGGCGCGAGGTGGCCGACGGGGACCGTGCGGCACGAGACGCAGCTCGGCGTGGGCGCGCTCGATCTCGAAGGGGCGCGGCGCGCGTTCGAGGAAGAACAGGCGTCGTCGGGCCCGCCGAGCGTCGAGAAGAGCTGGTGGGTGCTGTCGAGCGCGTACGCGCGGCCCGACGAGACGTGGCCCGTGTGGGGGACGGTGGAGCTCCGGCGCGAGGACGGCGAGATCGCGAGCGGCATCGCCGGCACCGAGCTCGAGGTCTCGGTGACGGGCGGGGTCATCGTGCAGCCGATCAGGAAGGTGCGGCACGGGCTCTTCCGGTTCGCCGTCGCGGGCGAGCGCGGCAGGGCGGGCTCGAAGCTGATCGTCGACGTGCGGTACGCGGGCCGGTCGATCGAGTCGCCGCGGGAGCTCGCGATTGGCGAGGATGTTTGGAGGTCCAACGGTACGCTCGACGCGACCTCGGGCGGCTGCGCCTGGTCGGAGGAGGCGCGCACGTCGAGCAAGAGCCCGCTCGGGCCCTCGATCGGCGTGGCGCTGGCGGGGATCGGGCTGTGGCGCAGGCGGTCGCGGAAGTCCGCGGGCTGA
- a CDS encoding VWA domain-containing protein, whose product MLRVLDELLWVLRREGLPVSTAQAIDAARVAALVGFSDRQTLRDGLASVLATKKDELTLFQACFDRFFAEERAHLGDLWSRLRVRGFSEAELAALRELLTAAAQRASGDAAGMLAFTGEALELDQLLASAGIGRALAPMTSALQTGFFTQEVNKRLGIPALGSALARMRDALREALGEERGSALAAALREELDAMKRRVRAHVEASLARKLGEADEQAARAVDRPFSSLSPEEMAEVRRALRRLAERLRGAERLRKKRSRRGRIDPHRTLRRSLRTGGIPFRPARRVRRRDKPRLVLLCDVSDSVRLASRFMLELVAASQELFAETRSFVFVSDVGETTDLFRRKSSEAALAAIESGRVVDRTRNSNYGRALVAFEERLGRSVDRRTTVVILGDGRTNFLPEEVSVVERLVRRAGSVLWICPEPPATWGTGDSAMPRYAAAASRVLVARTAGELEGAARELLARRK is encoded by the coding sequence GTGTTACGCGTCCTCGACGAGCTTCTGTGGGTGCTGCGCCGCGAGGGCCTGCCGGTCTCGACGGCGCAGGCCATCGACGCGGCGCGCGTGGCCGCGCTCGTGGGTTTTTCCGATCGGCAGACGCTGCGCGACGGGCTCGCCTCGGTGCTCGCGACGAAGAAGGACGAGCTCACGCTGTTCCAGGCGTGTTTCGACAGGTTTTTCGCGGAGGAGCGCGCGCACCTCGGGGACCTCTGGAGCCGGCTCCGGGTGCGAGGTTTCTCCGAGGCGGAGCTCGCCGCGTTGCGGGAGCTTCTGACGGCGGCGGCGCAACGCGCGTCGGGGGACGCGGCAGGGATGCTGGCGTTCACCGGGGAGGCGCTGGAGCTCGATCAGCTTCTTGCGTCGGCGGGGATCGGGCGCGCGCTCGCGCCGATGACGAGCGCGCTGCAGACGGGGTTTTTCACGCAGGAGGTGAACAAGAGGCTCGGGATCCCGGCGCTCGGGAGCGCGCTCGCGCGGATGCGGGACGCGCTACGCGAGGCGCTCGGCGAGGAGCGGGGCAGCGCGCTCGCGGCGGCGCTGCGCGAGGAGCTCGACGCGATGAAGCGGCGTGTGCGGGCGCACGTGGAGGCGTCGCTCGCGCGCAAGCTCGGCGAGGCGGACGAGCAGGCGGCGCGGGCCGTCGATCGGCCGTTTTCGTCGCTGTCGCCGGAGGAGATGGCCGAGGTGCGGCGGGCGCTGCGGCGGCTCGCCGAGCGGCTGCGGGGCGCCGAGCGGCTGCGGAAGAAACGCAGCCGGCGAGGTCGGATCGATCCGCATCGCACGCTCCGCCGCAGCCTGCGCACGGGAGGGATCCCGTTCCGGCCGGCGCGGCGCGTGCGACGCCGGGACAAGCCGCGGCTCGTGCTGCTCTGCGATGTGTCGGACTCGGTGCGGCTCGCGTCGCGCTTCATGCTGGAGCTCGTCGCGGCCTCGCAGGAGCTCTTCGCGGAGACACGCTCGTTCGTGTTCGTGAGCGACGTCGGCGAGACGACCGATCTCTTCCGGCGGAAGTCGTCCGAAGCGGCGCTCGCGGCCATCGAGAGCGGGCGCGTGGTCGATCGGACGCGCAACTCCAACTACGGCCGCGCGCTCGTCGCGTTCGAGGAGCGGCTCGGGCGCAGCGTGGACCGGCGCACGACCGTCGTGATCTTGGGAGACGGGCGTACGAATTTCCTTCCGGAGGAGGTTTCGGTCGTGGAGCGGCTCGTCCGGCGCGCGGGATCGGTGCTCTGGATCTGCCCCGAGCCGCCTGCGACCTGGGGCACCGGAGACAGCGCGATGCCGCGGTATGCGGCCGCAGCGAGCCGTGTCCTCGTGGCCCGGACCGCGGGTGAGCTCGAGGGCGCGGCGAGGGAGCTTTTGGCGCGGCGAAAGTAG
- a CDS encoding redoxin domain-containing protein, with product MLRGLLGIGIVTAMTMVPAEQASAEHQAARRAWIGIELAPGPAGKGVVAKHVVTSSPARSGGLVDGDVILSADGVALDKPEQLIARVAIVGPGTTLKLQVRRGAAEREHVLVPIAHPGADEVLRLDKIGTFAPTWKPLDKVAGSVPDNIGKLRGRVVVVDFWASWCMPCRAISKDLSRLHAAYGDKGLSIVGLTGEPSGVAEKAATELKMSYPVASDPDDKTAALYGIRSLPTMFVVDKKGIIREVFVGFGPGQNATLEKIVASLLAEPSPSG from the coding sequence GTGCTCCGCGGGCTGCTCGGGATCGGGATCGTCACGGCGATGACGATGGTCCCGGCGGAGCAGGCTTCGGCCGAGCATCAAGCGGCGCGGCGCGCGTGGATCGGGATCGAGCTCGCGCCGGGGCCGGCAGGCAAAGGGGTGGTCGCGAAGCACGTGGTGACGAGCTCGCCCGCGCGCTCGGGCGGGCTCGTCGATGGAGACGTGATCCTCTCGGCGGACGGCGTCGCGCTCGACAAACCGGAGCAGCTCATCGCGCGCGTGGCCATCGTGGGGCCCGGCACGACGCTCAAGCTGCAGGTTCGTCGCGGCGCAGCCGAGCGCGAACACGTGTTGGTTCCGATCGCGCATCCCGGGGCGGACGAGGTCCTGCGGCTCGACAAGATCGGGACATTCGCGCCGACGTGGAAGCCGCTCGACAAGGTGGCGGGGAGCGTACCGGACAACATCGGCAAGCTGCGCGGACGCGTGGTCGTGGTCGATTTCTGGGCTTCGTGGTGCATGCCGTGTCGCGCGATCTCCAAGGATCTGTCGCGACTCCACGCAGCGTATGGCGACAAGGGGCTCTCCATCGTGGGGCTCACGGGCGAGCCTTCGGGGGTCGCGGAGAAGGCGGCGACGGAGCTCAAGATGAGTTACCCCGTGGCCTCGGATCCCGACGATAAGACAGCCGCTCTGTACGGGATTCGCTCGCTGCCGACGATGTTCGTGGTCGACAAGAAGGGGATCATCCGCGAGGTCTTTGTGGGATTCGGGCCCGGCCAGAACGCGACGCTCGAGAAGATCGTCGCGAGCCTGCTCGCCGAGCCCTCGCCATCGGGCTGA
- the tadA gene encoding tRNA adenosine(34) deaminase TadA: MTSSDNLTALADAATADEQALARDAAFMRAAIEEAVAAANSGDVPVGAVLVDAAGTIVGRGRNRRELLQDPTAHAEVEALRDAARQRGAWRLAGFTVYVTLEPCPMCAGALVNARVSRLVYGCTDPKAGAVDTLFTIGRDLRLNHRYEVQGGVLADECAGLLRAFFAPRRKEKADPGR, from the coding sequence ATGACGAGCTCGGACAACCTCACAGCGCTCGCGGACGCCGCGACCGCCGACGAGCAAGCCCTCGCACGGGACGCGGCATTCATGCGCGCGGCCATCGAGGAGGCTGTGGCGGCTGCCAACTCCGGTGACGTGCCCGTCGGCGCGGTGCTGGTGGACGCGGCGGGCACGATCGTGGGCCGCGGGCGCAATCGGCGCGAGCTGCTCCAGGACCCGACGGCGCACGCGGAGGTCGAGGCCCTCCGGGACGCAGCAAGGCAGCGCGGCGCCTGGCGGCTCGCCGGGTTCACGGTGTACGTGACGCTCGAGCCTTGCCCCATGTGCGCCGGCGCACTCGTTAACGCGCGCGTCTCGCGCCTCGTCTATGGCTGTACGGACCCCAAGGCCGGCGCCGTCGACACGCTCTTCACGATCGGCCGCGACCTGCGCCTGAACCACCGCTACGAGGTCCAGGGCGGCGTCCTCGCGGACGAATGCGCCGGGCTCCTGCGCGCCTTCTTCGCCCCACGCCGCAAAGAAAAGGCCGACCCCGGCCGCTAG
- a CDS encoding acyl-CoA carboxylase subunit beta — translation MSLDDQKLRDLSARVERGGAPKYHEKNLEQGKLFARKRIELLFDENSFVEDAALANAVDPELPADGVITGTGTIGGRQVAVMANDSTVKAGSWGRRTVEKILRIQETAARQRCPLFYLVDSAGARITDQIEMFPGRRGAGRIFYNEVQMSGQIPQICLLFGPSAAGGAYIPAFCDVVVMVDKNASMYLGSPRMAEMVIGEKVTLEELGGARMHCSESGCGDVLVKTEEEAIAWAKRYLAMMPQNCTETPAQIAAKLPKPGQKPLEEVIPVDENKPFDMMAVIDAVIDEGSFVEIKKLWAKEILTGFARIDGRVVGIVANQPKHKGGVLFVDSADKAARFIWLCDAFNVPLLYLADVPGFMIGTVVEKQGIIRAGAKMIAAVSEATVPKLSVIVRKAYGAGLYAMCGPAFEPDACIALPRASIAVMGPSAAVNAVYYNKIQAVPEGPERDAMVKRLRDEYREDVDLVKLASEMVIDGIVPTTALRDEIARRFSRYAGKVEERPRKKHIVPPV, via the coding sequence ATGTCGCTCGACGATCAAAAGCTCCGTGACCTCTCCGCGCGCGTGGAGCGCGGAGGGGCGCCCAAGTACCACGAGAAAAACCTCGAGCAGGGGAAGCTCTTCGCGCGCAAGCGGATCGAGCTCCTCTTCGACGAGAACAGCTTCGTGGAGGACGCCGCGCTGGCGAACGCCGTCGATCCCGAGCTGCCCGCCGATGGCGTGATCACCGGGACGGGGACGATCGGCGGTCGTCAGGTCGCCGTGATGGCGAACGACTCGACGGTGAAGGCCGGGTCGTGGGGTCGCCGCACGGTGGAGAAGATCCTGCGCATCCAGGAGACGGCCGCGCGTCAGCGTTGCCCGCTGTTTTACCTCGTCGACTCTGCGGGTGCGCGCATCACCGATCAGATCGAGATGTTCCCCGGCCGTCGGGGCGCGGGGCGCATCTTCTACAACGAGGTGCAGATGAGTGGGCAGATCCCGCAGATCTGCTTGCTGTTCGGGCCCTCGGCAGCGGGCGGCGCGTACATCCCCGCGTTCTGCGACGTCGTGGTGATGGTCGACAAGAACGCGAGCATGTACCTCGGGTCGCCGCGCATGGCCGAGATGGTCATCGGGGAGAAGGTGACGCTCGAAGAACTCGGCGGCGCGCGCATGCACTGCTCGGAGTCGGGCTGCGGCGACGTGCTCGTGAAGACCGAGGAGGAGGCGATCGCCTGGGCGAAGCGTTACCTCGCGATGATGCCGCAGAACTGCACGGAGACGCCGGCGCAGATCGCGGCGAAGCTGCCGAAGCCGGGGCAGAAGCCGCTCGAAGAGGTGATCCCCGTCGACGAGAACAAGCCGTTCGACATGATGGCCGTGATCGACGCCGTCATCGACGAGGGCAGCTTCGTCGAGATCAAGAAGCTCTGGGCGAAGGAGATCCTGACGGGCTTTGCGCGGATCGACGGGCGCGTCGTGGGCATCGTCGCGAACCAGCCGAAACACAAGGGCGGCGTGCTCTTCGTCGACTCGGCCGACAAGGCGGCGCGGTTCATCTGGCTCTGCGACGCGTTCAATGTGCCGCTGCTCTACCTCGCCGACGTGCCGGGCTTCATGATCGGTACGGTCGTCGAGAAGCAGGGCATCATCCGCGCAGGCGCGAAGATGATCGCCGCCGTGAGCGAAGCGACGGTGCCGAAACTCTCGGTCATCGTGCGCAAGGCCTACGGCGCGGGCCTCTACGCGATGTGCGGGCCCGCCTTCGAGCCCGACGCGTGTATTGCGCTCCCTCGCGCCTCGATCGCGGTGATGGGCCCGAGCGCCGCGGTGAACGCGGTTTATTACAACAAGATCCAGGCCGTCCCCGAGGGGCCCGAGCGCGACGCGATGGTGAAGCGGCTGCGCGACGAGTACCGCGAGGACGTGGATCTCGTGAAGCTCGCGAGCGAGATGGTGATCGACGGAATCGTGCCGACGACCGCGCTGCGCGACGAGATCGCGCGGCGATTCTCCCGCTACGCCGGGAAAGTCGAAGAGCGGCCGCGCAAGAAGCACATCGTGCCGCCCGTCTGA
- a CDS encoding biosynthetic peptidoglycan transglycosylase, with amino-acid sequence MVSFGPIVRHEAARAAERYGAVVEIDEVRPSLHGVKLRGVEVSLPEVPSAHVRFETIDVALGWSGKKIALQGGDVSAVGPRDVVLREAEQWQKRYLGRSSTGSGESSSGGKTDAEFEGLRIAWQDRRDVPTESVRASDVNFARQEGKVGLSAAEATITVGPVAVAVQGGHLTLIKQQEGGYRVAALSARSLEATLTLPAPLEEAKPVEGAPAAPNEPPSREAREPAAKHGKASQRGAAVRAQLVRGATLLDAVLEQGAKVELDSLHAQVRRGRDALNLGPGSLVVRRDAGRMLVELSPRAHAEKEEQALTFSLSVPFGEADGEIIADVKGGPLYLSTLGIRDGDLGLFDVAKTSLTTRSHLVLSADGKQLRVDGDGRVQNLSLRSDALSDEPIAGLELAFRLRGETALDGSSIRVDEGEVDLGAVRLLAHGRYDRVGEGHRVRAEFDAPLTACQSIMDAAPRGLVPRIAGMRMAGSLAVKGHARFDTARLDRDFDVAWDLSNTCRITEVPPEVDVARWRKPFRRSVLGPAGERVEIESGPGTAGWVPYSVISRFMETAVLTTEDSGFRRHGGFDNEAIRNSIRENLRKGRFVRGASTLSMQLAKNLYLDRVKNLSRKLQEAVLTTYLEQELTKEQLLELYLNVVEFGPMIYGIGPAARYYFNTSASELSIGQALYISSILPNPKQQHFAIGGAVSPGWMNYLRKLMDVAHRRKWINDEELEEGLRETVVRGQPAPERAARSQEASGSDGAPASEGNGEAPEPPED; translated from the coding sequence GTGGTTTCCTTCGGTCCGATCGTGCGCCATGAGGCCGCGCGGGCCGCGGAACGTTATGGCGCCGTAGTCGAGATCGACGAAGTGCGTCCCTCGCTGCATGGCGTGAAGCTGCGCGGCGTGGAGGTCTCGCTGCCGGAAGTCCCCAGCGCGCACGTGCGCTTCGAGACCATCGACGTCGCACTCGGCTGGAGCGGCAAGAAGATCGCCCTGCAAGGAGGCGATGTCTCCGCCGTGGGGCCGCGAGACGTCGTGCTCCGCGAGGCCGAGCAGTGGCAGAAGCGCTACCTCGGGAGGTCCTCCACGGGCAGCGGGGAGAGCTCGAGCGGGGGCAAGACGGACGCCGAGTTCGAAGGGCTGCGTATCGCCTGGCAGGACCGCCGGGACGTACCCACCGAGTCCGTTCGCGCAAGTGACGTGAACTTCGCCCGCCAGGAGGGCAAGGTCGGGCTCTCGGCGGCCGAGGCGACGATCACCGTCGGGCCCGTAGCGGTCGCCGTGCAGGGCGGGCATCTCACGCTGATCAAGCAGCAGGAAGGTGGGTACCGCGTCGCCGCCCTCTCGGCGCGTTCGCTCGAAGCGACCCTCACCCTGCCTGCTCCGCTCGAGGAAGCGAAGCCTGTCGAGGGCGCGCCGGCGGCGCCGAACGAGCCCCCGTCCCGCGAGGCGCGCGAGCCGGCTGCCAAGCACGGGAAAGCCTCGCAGCGAGGCGCGGCTGTGCGGGCGCAGCTCGTACGCGGCGCGACCTTGCTCGACGCCGTCCTCGAACAAGGAGCGAAGGTCGAGCTCGACAGCCTTCACGCGCAGGTTCGTCGTGGGCGCGACGCGCTGAACCTCGGCCCGGGATCGCTCGTGGTTCGGCGCGACGCGGGCCGCATGCTCGTCGAGCTCTCGCCGCGCGCGCACGCCGAAAAAGAAGAGCAAGCGCTCACCTTTTCGCTGAGCGTTCCGTTCGGCGAGGCGGACGGCGAGATCATCGCCGACGTGAAGGGCGGGCCTCTATACCTGTCCACGCTGGGCATCCGCGACGGGGATTTGGGCCTCTTCGACGTGGCCAAGACCTCCCTGACGACGCGCTCGCATCTCGTCCTGTCCGCGGACGGCAAGCAGCTCCGCGTGGACGGAGACGGCCGCGTGCAGAACCTCTCGCTCCGCAGCGACGCGCTCTCCGACGAACCGATCGCGGGCCTCGAGCTCGCGTTCCGGCTGCGCGGCGAGACCGCGCTCGACGGCTCGTCGATCCGCGTCGACGAGGGCGAGGTCGATCTCGGCGCCGTCCGCCTGCTCGCGCACGGCCGCTACGACCGCGTGGGCGAGGGCCACCGCGTCCGCGCCGAGTTCGACGCGCCGCTCACGGCGTGCCAGTCGATCATGGACGCCGCGCCGCGTGGGCTCGTGCCGCGGATCGCGGGCATGCGGATGGCTGGGTCATTGGCGGTCAAAGGACATGCGCGCTTCGACACGGCGCGGCTCGATCGCGACTTCGATGTCGCGTGGGATCTTTCGAACACGTGTCGGATCACCGAGGTGCCGCCCGAGGTCGACGTGGCGCGGTGGCGCAAGCCGTTCCGCCGCTCGGTGCTCGGCCCGGCCGGCGAGCGCGTCGAGATCGAGAGCGGACCCGGCACGGCGGGCTGGGTGCCGTACAGCGTGATCTCGCGCTTCATGGAGACGGCCGTTCTGACCACGGAAGACAGTGGCTTCCGGCGGCACGGCGGCTTCGACAACGAGGCCATCCGCAACTCCATCCGGGAGAACCTGCGCAAAGGCCGCTTCGTGCGCGGCGCGAGCACGCTCAGCATGCAGCTCGCGAAAAACCTCTACCTCGACCGCGTGAAGAACCTCTCGCGCAAGCTCCAGGAGGCGGTGCTCACGACGTACCTGGAGCAGGAGCTCACGAAGGAGCAGCTCCTCGAGCTTTACCTCAACGTCGTCGAGTTCGGCCCGATGATCTACGGGATCGGCCCGGCCGCGCGGTACTACTTCAACACGTCGGCCTCCGAGCTCTCGATCGGGCAGGCGCTCTACATCTCGTCGATCCTGCCGAACCCGAAGCAGCAGCACTTCGCGATCGGCGGCGCCGTGAGCCCAGGCTGGATGAACTACCTGCGCAAGCTCATGGACGTCGCGCATCGCCGGAAGTGGATCAACGACGAGGAGCTCGAAGAGGGGCTGCGCGAGACCGTGGTCCGTGGGCAACCCGCTCCGGAGCGCGCCGCGCGCTCGCAAGAGGCCTCGGGGAGCGACGGGGCGCCGGCGAGCGAGGGCAACGGCGAGGCGCCGGAGCCGCCCGAGGACTAG